In the genome of Monodelphis domestica isolate mMonDom1 chromosome 2, mMonDom1.pri, whole genome shotgun sequence, one region contains:
- the RCSD1 gene encoding capZ-interacting protein isoform X3, whose protein sequence is MKFLDGKKPSPNACHPPKIKVKSSPLIEKLQANLAFDPTALLPGASPKSPGLKAIVSPFHSPPSTPSSPGVRSRSSEPEEVPVSFDQPPEGIHLPCYNKVRTRGSIKRRPPSRRFRRSQSDCGVDLGDLGAAESSQENGAKEEDSDEVFASKSKALGSPQSGNRAMGRELRRKLESDDKPLLRRSCSMTENPAERSRALEDAKSCGNTVKNQEEKQQTTIEDDGEPQKATDNKEETACENSKGDKKEASLGDSGGDREEKKNEVPSSEKEETSEKPEEDEKEKPGQKNIGAKDGDPQQSTTIGTDEERPQNAPEEKEGDNTTEPEKDEEENEQKESISEKTDDQEITHNEGSNPVTGHSQPATDSETTNEAPTVQPTCSAEDDTVVQDTKM, encoded by the exons ATGAAATTCTTGGATGGAAag AAACCATCACCCAATGCCTGCCACCCTCCCAAAATCAAGGTGAAAAGCTCCCCTTTGATTGAAAAACTCCAG GCCAATCTAGCCTTTGATCCCACTGCCCTGTTGCCAGGTGCCTCACCTAAAAGTCCTGGATTAAAGGCCATTGTGTCTCCATTTCATAGTCCTCCTTCCACCCCCAGCAGTCCAGGCGTTAGATCCCGGTCCAGTGAACCAGAGGAGGTGCCAGTCAGTTTTGACCAACCCCCTGAAGGCATCCATCTACCTTGTTACAATAAG GTGCGGACCCGGGGGTCAATAAAGAGGAGGCCTCCCTCCAGAAGATTCAGACGGTCTCAGTCAGACTGTGGGGTGGATCTGGgggatttgggggcagctgaatcATCTCAGGAGAATGGTGCCAAGGAAGAGGACAGTGATGAGGTGTTTGCATCCAAGAGCAAAGCCTTGGGGTCTCCCCAGTCTGGTAACAGGGCAATGGGCAGAGAGCTGAGGAGAAAGCTGGAGTCTGATGACAAACCTCTGCTAAGGAGATCATGCAGTATGACAGAGAATCCAGCAGAAAGGAGCAGAGCCTTGGAAGACGCTAAATCATGTGGGAATACTGTGAAGAATCAAGAGGAGAAACAGCAGACTACAATAGAAGATGATGGAGAACCACAGAAAGCCACAGATAATAAGGAGGAAACAGCATGTGAGAACTCAAAGGGGGATAAAAAGGAGGCATCTCTGGGGGATTCTggaggagacagagaagaaaagaaaaatgaggtccCCAGTTCAGAGAAGGAGGAGACATCTGAGAAACCTGAAGAAGATGAAAAGGAGAAACCTGGTCAGAAGAACATAGGGGCTAAAGATGGAGACCCACAACAGAGTACCACTATAGGGACAGATGAGGAGAGGCCCCAGAATGCCcctgaagaaaaagaaggagataATACCACTGAGCcagaaaaagatgaagaagagaatgaaCAAAAGGAAAGTATTTCTGAGAAGACAGACGATCAAGAAATAACACACAATGAAGGAAGCAATCCTGTGACAGGGCATTCTCAGCCAGCAACAGATTCTGAGACCACCAATGAAGCCCCAACTGTGCAACCCACCTGCAGTGCAGAG GATGACACCGTAGTACAAGAtaccaaaatgtaa
- the RCSD1 gene encoding capZ-interacting protein isoform X2 produces MEERPADTNAGVDNSASPSVAQLAGRFREQAAAVSAKEKPSPNACHPPKIKVKSSPLIEKLQANLAFDPTALLPGASPKSPGLKAIVSPFHSPPSTPSSPGVRSRSSEPEEVPVSFDQPPEGIHLPCYNKVRTRGSIKRRPPSRRFRRSQSDCGVDLGDLGAAESSQENGAKEEDSDEVFASKSKALGSPQSGNRAMGRELRRKLESDDKPLLRRSCSMTENPAERSRALEDAKSCGNTVKNQEEKQQTTIEDDGEPQKATDNKEETACENSKGDKKEASLGDSGGDREEKKNEVPSSEKEETSEKPEEDEKEKPGQKNIGAKDGDPQQSTTIGTDEERPQNAPEEKEGDNTTEPEKDEEENEQKESISEKTDDQEITHNEGSNPVTGHSQPATDSETTNEAPTVQPTCSAEDDTVVQDTKM; encoded by the exons AAACCATCACCCAATGCCTGCCACCCTCCCAAAATCAAGGTGAAAAGCTCCCCTTTGATTGAAAAACTCCAG GCCAATCTAGCCTTTGATCCCACTGCCCTGTTGCCAGGTGCCTCACCTAAAAGTCCTGGATTAAAGGCCATTGTGTCTCCATTTCATAGTCCTCCTTCCACCCCCAGCAGTCCAGGCGTTAGATCCCGGTCCAGTGAACCAGAGGAGGTGCCAGTCAGTTTTGACCAACCCCCTGAAGGCATCCATCTACCTTGTTACAATAAG GTGCGGACCCGGGGGTCAATAAAGAGGAGGCCTCCCTCCAGAAGATTCAGACGGTCTCAGTCAGACTGTGGGGTGGATCTGGgggatttgggggcagctgaatcATCTCAGGAGAATGGTGCCAAGGAAGAGGACAGTGATGAGGTGTTTGCATCCAAGAGCAAAGCCTTGGGGTCTCCCCAGTCTGGTAACAGGGCAATGGGCAGAGAGCTGAGGAGAAAGCTGGAGTCTGATGACAAACCTCTGCTAAGGAGATCATGCAGTATGACAGAGAATCCAGCAGAAAGGAGCAGAGCCTTGGAAGACGCTAAATCATGTGGGAATACTGTGAAGAATCAAGAGGAGAAACAGCAGACTACAATAGAAGATGATGGAGAACCACAGAAAGCCACAGATAATAAGGAGGAAACAGCATGTGAGAACTCAAAGGGGGATAAAAAGGAGGCATCTCTGGGGGATTCTggaggagacagagaagaaaagaaaaatgaggtccCCAGTTCAGAGAAGGAGGAGACATCTGAGAAACCTGAAGAAGATGAAAAGGAGAAACCTGGTCAGAAGAACATAGGGGCTAAAGATGGAGACCCACAACAGAGTACCACTATAGGGACAGATGAGGAGAGGCCCCAGAATGCCcctgaagaaaaagaaggagataATACCACTGAGCcagaaaaagatgaagaagagaatgaaCAAAAGGAAAGTATTTCTGAGAAGACAGACGATCAAGAAATAACACACAATGAAGGAAGCAATCCTGTGACAGGGCATTCTCAGCCAGCAACAGATTCTGAGACCACCAATGAAGCCCCAACTGTGCAACCCACCTGCAGTGCAGAG GATGACACCGTAGTACAAGAtaccaaaatgtaa